ACAGTTTTTAAGAACTACATTTTCGCCAATGAAACAAGGCTCAATAATCGTTGAGTTCTCATTTACCACAGAATCTGCAATTAGTTGCTCCTCTTTTTCATCGTGTAAGAACTGTAACATCTTAGAATTAGTATCTATAGCTACTTCTTTATTACCACAATCCATCCACTCTGTAACAGTTCCTGTTTTGAAAATACGTCCTTCGGCCATCATTTTCTTAATACCATCGTTGATCTGGTATTCACCTCCATTCATTAGATTTTCATCTAACACTTCTTGAAGCTTCTCTTTAAGAACGGCTACATCTTTAAAATAATATATTCCTATAACGGCTTGATCAGAGACAAATGTTTCTGGCTTTTCTACAAGCTCTACAATTTCTTCTTTATCGTTGAGTTTTACGACTCCGTAAGCCTCCGGGTTAGGCACTTTCTTAGTCCATATAACACTATCTGCCTCTGGATCTAGCTCCAGATCTGCACGTATTAGTGCATCTGCATATGCGATTACCGCAGCACCACTTAAAGAAGGCTCTGCACTCATGATTGCGTGACCAGTTCCTAATGGCGCTCCCTGACGATAAATAGACGCCTTTGCTCCAAGACTCTGCGCAAGTTCCTCAAGTTGTGCAATCACAGCATCTCCAAAAAATGTAGGATCACCAAGTATAAATGCAATCTCGTCTACTGGTTGCTTTAAAATTTTGGCAATATCACGCACTAAACGATGCACAATAGGAGCTCCAGCTACAGGAATTAGTGGTTTAGGTATTGTTAAACTATGTGGTCTTAATCTTGAGCCGAGTCCGGCCATTGGTACTATTATTTTCATCTTTTATAAATCTTTACTTAATCCATTTACATGGAATTCTTAGTTTTTGTTCTCTAAGTCTAAATTGTACAATCTGGTTAATTCTTCAAGTTCTGCCTCAAATTCATCCCCATTATATTTAAATGAATGTATGCGCCATTCATTACTAGGCTTGTAAAACTCAAAAGTGAATCTTACAGGTTGCCTATCATATCTTACTAAATATGTATAAATCACATATTTACCCGAAAATTCTTTCTTAGTTATTAAATCTCGACCGTGCAGTTTACCAATGTATTCTTCGGTGAGGTCACTCATTTTATTCTTTAAGTTAATTATTGCATCAGTTTGACTATTTACCCAAGGATTACTTCCGTAAATATTATCAATGGCTTGAACAACTCCTTTAGACTGATAGTCACTAAAAAAATCCTCAATCATTTGCTCAGGAGTAGACTGTGCATTGAGACTAAATGATATTAATATTATAAATAAAGTTATAAGTTTCTTCATGGTTATCTATTTTACCCCTGTACTCCCAAAACCGCCTTCACCACGATCTGTGGTTGAAAGTTCTGTAACTTCTTCCCATTGTCCTTGCTCATGCTTTGCAATGACCATCTGTGCAATGCGTTCACCGTTTTCAATTGTAAACGGTTCATTAGATAGATTCACAAGAATTACTCCTACTTCTCCTCTATAATCTGCATCTATGGTTCCTGGAGCGTTGAGTACTGTGACTCCTTTTTTGGCAGCTAGTCCACTACGTGGCCTTACTTGTGCCTCAACACCTATAGGTAGTTCCATAAATATCCCGGTAGGAACAATGGCTCTTTCTAATGATCCTATCGTGATTGACTCTGTAATATTTGCACGTAGATCCATTCCTGCACTAGCAATGGTTTCATAGTGAGGAAGTGCGTGTGCACTTTTATTAATTACTTTAATCTTCATTATAATCTATTTCAATTCCGCAGCTGCGGTGTTTTTATTAAACTATGAGTTGACTTTATTTTCTCTTTACTAATCTTAATAAA
The genomic region above belongs to Dokdonia sp. Dokd-P16 and contains:
- a CDS encoding sugar phosphate nucleotidyltransferase, which produces MKIIVPMAGLGSRLRPHSLTIPKPLIPVAGAPIVHRLVRDIAKILKQPVDEIAFILGDPTFFGDAVIAQLEELAQSLGAKASIYRQGAPLGTGHAIMSAEPSLSGAAVIAYADALIRADLELDPEADSVIWTKKVPNPEAYGVVKLNDKEEIVELVEKPETFVSDQAVIGIYYFKDVAVLKEKLQEVLDENLMNGGEYQINDGIKKMMAEGRIFKTGTVTEWMDCGNKEVAIDTNSKMLQFLHDEKEEQLIADSVVNENSTIIEPCFIGENVVLKNCTIGPGVAIGAGTTIEDSTISHSLIQKDSVIKNAQWTEAMIGNKVQYNGEHTRVSLGDYTVMK
- the dut gene encoding dUTP diphosphatase — encoded protein: MKIKVINKSAHALPHYETIASAGMDLRANITESITIGSLERAIVPTGIFMELPIGVEAQVRPRSGLAAKKGVTVLNAPGTIDADYRGEVGVILVNLSNEPFTIENGERIAQMVIAKHEQGQWEEVTELSTTDRGEGGFGSTGVK